A portion of the Desulfopila inferna genome contains these proteins:
- the rpmE gene encoding 50S ribosomal protein L31, with translation MKPDIHPEYNKIKAVCACGNEVELGSVNKEINVEICSACHPFFTGKQKLIDTAGRIEKFKKRYAKHFENKKEA, from the coding sequence ATGAAACCAGATATACATCCGGAATATAACAAAATTAAGGCTGTCTGCGCCTGTGGAAACGAGGTTGAGCTTGGTTCTGTGAACAAAGAGATAAATGTGGAAATATGCTCGGCTTGTCATCCGTTTTTTACCGGTAAGCAAAAACTTATTGATACAGCAGGCAGGATCGAAAAATTCAAGAAGCGATACGCCAAACACTTCGAGAACAAGAAAGAAGCATAG
- the prfA gene encoding peptide chain release factor 1 — translation MYNKFEDLEEKISHLEGRLSDPSLMDNQKEYQNVVREHTQLNRLNELYGKYKKVEQEIEGNNTIIHDLKEDSDLREMAREENEILQERKKKLEQEIRIFLLPKDPNDDKNIFLEIRAGTGGDEAALFVADLFRMYCRFAENEGWRVETMSSSPLGIGGFKEIIALISGDSVYSKLKYESGVHRVQRVPETETQGRIHTSAVTVAILPEAEEVDLKIDMNELKFDVFRSSGPGGQSVNTTDSAVRVTHLPTGLVVICQDEKSQHKNKAKALTVLRARLLDKMEQEHHDKISQDRKSQVGSGDRSERIRTYNFPQGRLTDHRINLTLYKLENIMNGKLDEVIYPLIDHDQAEKLKKVQ, via the coding sequence ATGTATAATAAATTCGAAGACCTCGAAGAGAAAATCTCTCACCTGGAAGGACGTCTTTCTGATCCATCTCTAATGGATAACCAGAAAGAATACCAGAATGTGGTGCGGGAGCATACCCAGCTGAACCGGCTCAATGAACTCTACGGCAAGTATAAAAAAGTTGAGCAGGAGATTGAGGGCAATAACACTATTATTCATGACCTTAAAGAGGACAGCGACCTTCGGGAGATGGCCCGGGAGGAAAATGAAATTCTGCAGGAAAGAAAGAAGAAGCTTGAACAGGAAATTCGTATCTTCCTTCTGCCCAAAGATCCAAACGATGATAAGAATATCTTTCTCGAGATACGTGCCGGGACCGGTGGTGATGAAGCCGCCCTGTTTGTCGCAGATCTTTTCAGGATGTATTGCAGATTTGCCGAGAATGAAGGTTGGCGTGTTGAGACGATGAGTTCAAGTCCTCTCGGCATCGGCGGCTTCAAAGAAATCATCGCACTTATCAGCGGCGACAGCGTCTATTCCAAGCTGAAATATGAGAGCGGCGTCCACCGGGTCCAGCGTGTACCCGAGACGGAGACACAGGGAAGAATACATACTTCTGCGGTGACCGTTGCCATTTTGCCGGAAGCTGAAGAAGTTGATCTCAAAATTGATATGAATGAGCTCAAATTCGATGTCTTTCGCTCCTCCGGGCCCGGAGGACAGAGTGTCAACACCACTGACTCCGCGGTGCGCGTAACCCATCTGCCCACCGGTCTGGTGGTAATCTGTCAGGATGAGAAGTCCCAACATAAAAATAAAGCAAAGGCACTGACTGTGTTGCGGGCCAGATTACTTGATAAGATGGAGCAGGAACATCATGATAAGATCAGCCAGGATCGCAAGTCTCAGGTCGGCAGCGGTGATAGAAGCGAGAGAATCCGAACCTATAACTTTCCCCAGGGAAGATTGACGGATCACCGTATCAATCTGACCCTGTATAAGCTGGAAAACATCATGAACGGAAAACTCGATGAAGTGATTTATCCTTTAATCGATCATGATCAGGCCGAAAAGCTCAAGAAGGTGCAGTAG
- the prmC gene encoding peptide chain release factor N(5)-glutamine methyltransferase — MHFGNMKIARLLRYGEEKLSECGVPDAVRDAELLLGYCLSMSRTELFLHGMDQVDGDASQRFFSLIERRAAREPVAYILEEREFWSLSFQVNRDVLVPRPETEFLLETVFRKVKEAKAVIDRCVDLCCGSGVIAIVLAIELNCRVWALDCSEKALAVTIQNSKKHNVAERITPLLSDMFSGLEQATFPLIVSNPPYVRRDEIEQELEPEVADFEPRIALDGGLDGLSSIRRIALEVLNYLTPSGMFFMEFGADQADEVKKEFASASVNGRYFTVIETYKDYSGRDRVLYAKTNQYQE; from the coding sequence ATGCATTTTGGGAATATGAAGATAGCCCGGCTCTTACGGTATGGTGAGGAAAAGCTCAGTGAATGTGGAGTACCAGATGCCGTCAGAGATGCAGAACTGCTGCTCGGCTATTGCCTGAGCATGAGCAGGACCGAACTCTTTCTGCATGGTATGGATCAGGTAGATGGCGATGCCTCTCAGCGCTTCTTTTCTCTTATTGAAAGGCGTGCCGCTCGCGAGCCTGTCGCCTACATCCTTGAGGAAAGAGAATTCTGGTCGCTCTCTTTCCAGGTGAACAGGGATGTTCTCGTGCCAAGGCCGGAAACGGAATTTCTGCTGGAAACGGTTTTTCGTAAAGTCAAGGAGGCAAAAGCAGTAATTGATCGCTGTGTCGATCTATGCTGCGGCAGCGGGGTGATTGCCATAGTTTTGGCAATTGAGTTGAATTGCAGGGTCTGGGCCCTTGATTGCTCCGAGAAAGCTCTCGCCGTGACCATCCAAAACAGTAAAAAACATAATGTTGCAGAGCGTATCACCCCGCTTCTCTCCGATATGTTCTCAGGGTTGGAGCAGGCAACATTTCCACTGATAGTCTCAAACCCTCCTTATGTGCGGCGGGATGAGATCGAGCAGGAGCTCGAACCGGAAGTGGCCGATTTTGAACCCCGTATAGCCCTGGACGGCGGTCTGGACGGGCTTTCATCTATCCGCCGCATCGCTTTGGAAGTACTGAACTACCTCACCCCGTCCGGAATGTTTTTCATGGAGTTCGGGGCCGACCAGGCAGATGAGGTCAAAAAAGAATTTGCCTCCGCTTCTGTCAACGGCAGATATTTTACAGTAATTGAGACGTATAAGGATTACAGCGGCAGGGATCGCGTACTGTACGCCAAGACCAATCAATACCAAGAGTGA
- the murA gene encoding UDP-N-acetylglucosamine 1-carboxyvinyltransferase yields MEKLIIEGGIPLRGHLKISGAKNAALPLIAATLLTPGRHILRNVPDLRDTRTFLKLMESLGVTWHYDGYSLNIDSTRLGFSEASYELVKTMRASVLVLGPLLARLGRARVSLPGGCAIGERPIDFHIRGFEKMKVNIRLEQGYVDAEIDGRLQGGSINFDIPSVTGTENILMAATLAQGTTVIKNAAKEPEIGNLVDMLVGMGAVIEGKDTDRLTIQGVEKLRPAECEIIPDRIEAGTYLIAVCATGGEATISGCNPSHLPSLLDKLRTAGCLIEEDGSSIHIAARGNGGGEFSIGSADIKTMPYPGYPTDLQAQFMALMSLSNSVSVIKETIFENRFMHVAELRRLGADIQTDGHTAVVKGVGTKGLLGAPVMATDLRASSSLVIAGLAASGRTEISRIYHLERGYEKLVDKLSNLGARVWKEQE; encoded by the coding sequence ATGGAAAAGCTCATCATCGAAGGCGGCATTCCTCTGAGAGGCCATCTGAAAATCAGCGGTGCCAAGAATGCCGCACTGCCCCTTATTGCCGCTACTCTGCTCACTCCGGGGCGGCACATACTGCGCAACGTTCCTGATCTGCGTGATACCAGAACATTTCTCAAGCTCATGGAAAGCCTTGGCGTCACCTGGCATTATGACGGTTACTCGTTGAACATCGACAGCACCAGGCTCGGATTCTCTGAAGCATCATACGAGCTTGTCAAAACCATGCGGGCATCCGTGCTCGTTCTTGGCCCTCTACTTGCGCGTCTTGGCAGGGCCCGGGTGTCGCTGCCCGGAGGCTGCGCCATAGGTGAGAGGCCCATAGATTTTCATATACGCGGTTTTGAGAAGATGAAGGTCAATATTCGGCTTGAGCAGGGCTATGTCGATGCCGAGATTGACGGCAGGCTGCAGGGCGGCAGCATTAATTTTGATATACCATCCGTCACAGGCACAGAAAATATACTTATGGCAGCGACACTCGCCCAGGGAACAACCGTCATAAAAAATGCGGCAAAGGAACCTGAAATAGGTAATCTAGTCGATATGCTGGTCGGCATGGGTGCCGTGATAGAAGGAAAGGATACCGACAGACTCACAATTCAGGGAGTTGAAAAACTAAGGCCGGCGGAATGTGAAATCATTCCTGATCGTATTGAGGCAGGAACATATCTTATCGCGGTCTGTGCAACGGGAGGAGAAGCGACCATCAGCGGCTGTAATCCTTCCCATCTTCCTTCACTGCTGGATAAACTGAGAACAGCAGGGTGCCTGATTGAAGAGGACGGCAGCAGTATCCATATCGCAGCCAGGGGTAATGGTGGCGGGGAGTTTTCAATCGGCAGCGCCGACATAAAAACCATGCCCTATCCAGGATACCCCACTGATCTGCAGGCCCAATTCATGGCCTTGATGTCCTTGAGTAATTCGGTATCGGTAATCAAGGAGACAATTTTTGAAAACAGATTCATGCATGTTGCCGAATTACGCAGACTAGGGGCGGATATCCAGACCGATGGCCATACGGCCGTGGTCAAGGGTGTCGGTACTAAAGGTCTTTTAGGTGCACCTGTAATGGCTACGGATCTACGCGCCAGCTCTTCATTGGTGATTGCCGGGCTCGCCGCTTCAGGCAGGACGGAAATCTCCAGGATCTATCATCTTGAACGCGGCTATGAAAAACTGGTCGACAAGCTGAGCAATCTGGGGGCAAGGGTCTGGAAGGAGCAGGAATAG
- a CDS encoding two-component system sensor histidine kinase NtrB has protein sequence MRRLLGLSFSVTRGVIQILRQQLLWMLLLRIVLYTLLLGVTYILSDLHFSVIILPNSVLILLLLSVYTISIVSALILIRLERNLQKFGFLQCILDTIFASLLVYSTGISNSIFTSVYFFSIITGGLLLPRRGGLIAAAAATISYGFILFLEFQGIVPDYFLVFDFNPMQKLQELVNLFAVKGLTFFLAALLSAMFGIRLHSTEEVLSDTIYSFDKLSHLYKTIFDNISTGIITTNDQHIITSANTAARNIIDYSLDELIGHDLTRILPHLNLSSRATRQAIDFYKKDGTKIRIGYSLTSLHMPSKDLSGKKISSIYEEDSKLVTLQDISEIEKLESKIRQGEKLAAIGMMSAGIAHDFRNPLTAISGSAQILAGEFSSAGSAGNKENMMLTNIILRESNRLISTIADFLKFARPDLVERYWFSLLNCIEEVLQVCRADPEWPETSTIKIDIDPRTDVWADEKQFFTIMNHLIQNSIAFCAEGQEIIRIRAREQTLSDDKGNLVISVEDNGPGIDKEMYEKIFEPFYTNRADGTGLGLTIVQQIVEGHKGSISISRSSLGGAKFTVTLPLY, from the coding sequence TTGCGAAGACTCTTGGGACTCTCATTTTCCGTGACCAGAGGTGTAATTCAGATCCTGCGGCAGCAGCTGCTATGGATGTTGCTTCTTCGCATCGTTCTCTACACCTTGCTTCTGGGCGTCACCTATATTTTAAGCGATCTCCATTTCAGCGTTATCATACTGCCCAATTCAGTACTCATCCTCCTGCTGCTTTCGGTTTATACTATTTCGATCGTCTCCGCCCTTATTCTTATCAGGCTGGAAAGGAATCTGCAGAAATTTGGTTTTCTCCAATGTATTCTCGACACCATCTTCGCCAGCCTGCTGGTCTATTCAACCGGCATCTCCAACTCGATTTTCACCTCTGTATACTTCTTTTCGATTATTACCGGCGGGCTGCTTCTGCCACGCCGTGGCGGATTGATCGCTGCGGCAGCGGCCACTATTTCATATGGCTTTATTCTTTTTCTCGAATTCCAGGGAATCGTTCCCGATTATTTCCTGGTCTTCGATTTCAATCCGATGCAGAAGCTTCAGGAACTTGTCAATCTCTTCGCCGTAAAAGGATTAACCTTTTTCCTGGCCGCATTGTTAAGCGCCATGTTCGGCATACGCCTGCATTCAACGGAAGAAGTGTTATCGGATACCATCTACAGTTTCGACAAGCTCTCTCATCTGTATAAGACAATATTTGATAATATCTCCACCGGAATAATTACCACAAATGATCAGCACATCATCACTTCTGCCAATACCGCGGCGCGAAACATCATCGACTATTCCCTGGACGAACTCATTGGCCACGATCTGACCAGGATTTTACCGCACCTGAATCTGAGCAGCAGGGCAACCCGGCAAGCTATCGATTTTTACAAAAAGGACGGCACCAAGATACGTATCGGCTACTCCCTGACTTCACTGCATATGCCCTCAAAAGATCTCTCCGGCAAAAAAATCTCTTCCATCTACGAGGAAGACAGTAAACTTGTAACACTTCAGGATATCAGTGAGATAGAAAAGTTGGAAAGCAAAATACGGCAGGGGGAGAAATTAGCAGCCATAGGAATGATGAGTGCGGGGATAGCCCATGATTTCCGGAATCCTCTAACCGCCATCTCCGGTTCTGCCCAAATCCTGGCCGGCGAATTTTCTTCTGCCGGCTCAGCTGGAAACAAAGAAAACATGATGTTGACTAACATCATCCTGCGCGAATCGAACCGGCTCATTTCAACAATTGCCGACTTTCTCAAGTTCGCCCGTCCCGATCTCGTTGAACGATACTGGTTCTCACTGCTCAACTGCATTGAAGAAGTGCTTCAGGTCTGCCGGGCTGATCCGGAATGGCCGGAGACCAGTACCATCAAAATCGATATTGATCCCAGAACAGATGTATGGGCCGATGAAAAACAATTTTTCACCATAATGAATCACCTGATCCAAAACAGCATAGCCTTTTGTGCTGAAGGGCAGGAAATCATTCGGATACGGGCAAGGGAGCAGACCCTCTCTGACGATAAGGGAAATCTTGTCATTTCCGTAGAGGATAATGGCCCTGGAATCGACAAGGAAATGTATGAAAAAATCTTTGAGCCATTTTATACCAACCGCGCAGATGGTACAGGGCTGGGGCTGACTATAGTCCAGCAGATAGTGGAAGGACACAAAGGTTCGATCAGTATCTCTCGCTCATCGCTGGGTGGCGCGAAATTTACCGTCACTCTTCCTCTCTATTAA
- a CDS encoding sigma-54-dependent transcriptional regulator: protein MTRILVVDDEQSMRDFLQILLHKEGYAVDTANNTDAALKKLKNSGFDLVISDIRMPGTSGLEMLGMVKELYADLPVIMITAFASPDDAVSAMKNGAFDYISKPFNVDEIKSVIESATSQKSEPQSREQLADSFPGIIGKSREMLKIFDLISRIAPTPANVLIYGESGTGKELVAKAIHLNSKVDADHFVPITCSAIPEELMESELFGHVKGSFTGAIGDKAGLFMEADSGTAFLDEIGELTPIIQTKLLRVLQEREIKPVGSTIIKPINVRIIAATNRILEDEIVAGRFREDLFYRLAVVPIRVPPLRERKGDVPLLVDYFLQKYSRLLGKEVQKISSYALQVLMNYDYPGNVRELENIIERGVALASTNIILPESLSLAGGLRENKQRISGEPLFHAVENEQELFDTGLDKVMARLEKRIIRHALEKTNNSKMKAADLLQVSFRSLRYKITKYGIN, encoded by the coding sequence ATGACCAGAATATTAGTCGTTGATGATGAACAGAGCATGCGTGATTTTCTCCAAATCCTGCTGCACAAAGAAGGTTACGCTGTCGATACGGCAAATAATACCGATGCTGCCCTGAAGAAGCTGAAAAATTCCGGTTTCGACCTGGTTATAAGCGACATCCGCATGCCGGGAACCAGCGGTCTGGAGATGCTCGGGATGGTAAAGGAACTGTATGCCGATCTTCCCGTTATCATGATTACCGCCTTCGCTTCCCCCGATGATGCAGTTTCCGCCATGAAAAACGGCGCCTTCGACTACATCTCCAAGCCCTTTAATGTCGACGAAATTAAATCTGTTATCGAGTCCGCCACTTCGCAGAAAAGTGAACCGCAATCCCGTGAGCAGCTCGCTGATTCCTTTCCCGGCATCATCGGCAAGAGCAGGGAGATGCTGAAAATCTTCGATCTCATCAGCAGAATCGCTCCCACTCCCGCCAATGTTCTGATCTATGGGGAATCGGGTACAGGCAAAGAGCTTGTGGCCAAGGCAATCCATCTCAACAGCAAGGTCGACGCCGACCATTTTGTTCCAATCACCTGCAGCGCTATTCCCGAAGAACTCATGGAAAGCGAACTGTTTGGCCACGTGAAGGGATCATTTACAGGCGCCATCGGCGATAAGGCCGGACTTTTTATGGAGGCTGACAGCGGCACTGCTTTTCTAGATGAAATCGGCGAGCTGACTCCGATAATCCAGACAAAATTGTTGCGTGTCCTCCAGGAACGAGAAATCAAACCGGTGGGCTCCACAATAATTAAACCGATAAACGTTCGCATTATTGCGGCTACCAACCGAATTCTTGAGGATGAAATTGTAGCCGGACGCTTTCGGGAAGACCTTTTCTATCGCCTTGCCGTTGTTCCCATACGGGTTCCTCCTCTGCGTGAAAGAAAGGGTGACGTGCCCCTGCTGGTTGATTATTTTCTGCAAAAATATTCACGGCTGCTCGGCAAGGAAGTACAGAAAATTTCTTCCTATGCCTTGCAGGTTCTGATGAACTACGACTATCCCGGAAATGTCAGAGAGCTGGAGAACATCATAGAGCGAGGAGTCGCCCTGGCAAGCACCAATATCATTCTGCCGGAGAGCCTTTCTCTTGCCGGCGGTCTGCGGGAAAATAAGCAAAGGATAAGTGGTGAACCGTTATTCCATGCGGTGGAGAATGAACAGGAGTTATTTGATACCGGGCTCGATAAGGTCATGGCCCGTCTGGAAAAGCGTATTATCAGACATGCGCTTGAAAAGACAAACAATTCTAAGATGAAAGCGGCAGATTTGCTGCAGGTTAGTTTCCGATCGCTCCGCTATAAAATCACCAAGTACGGTATCAACTAA
- a CDS encoding GIY-YIG nuclease family protein, with protein sequence MKTTTAHWYVYMVSCADNSIYTGITTNLQRRILEHNSPRGGARYTRSRQPVVLVYYEEYPDRSLASKREFHLKKLSPGRKRALVTSTPVE encoded by the coding sequence ATGAAAACCACCACCGCCCATTGGTATGTCTATATGGTTTCCTGCGCGGACAACTCCATTTATACAGGTATAACGACGAATCTTCAACGACGGATTCTGGAGCACAACAGCCCACGAGGAGGAGCCAGATACACACGAAGCAGACAACCTGTAGTTCTTGTCTATTACGAAGAATATCCCGATAGATCACTGGCAAGCAAGCGCGAATTTCACCTGAAGAAGCTTTCTCCCGGGAGAAAACGTGCCCTGGTTACCTCAACACCTGTTGAATAA
- a CDS encoding class II fructose-bisphosphate aldolase yields the protein MTDNSFMKLLEIGRPPNVKKLFPHSRALLVSGKVIDRAMLKKGKAIAIAANGRSHMVLRGALQAAQRANSAIIVEIAKSESKYCYVNFWNIARQTDAICNELGITVPVAIHADHYGIKSADDIASAKVEIPSMFDAGITSIAIDASHMPDDKNLLANLELYEFVPGWASLETEVGEIKGAEGLSTVDDASFLIKGLNAHNIFADWIALNNGSVHGIEASGQGIQVELTADIHRSLEPYGVSGAQHGTSGNSSERLREIANKTNTTKANVATALQMVSWGVEVNDYGNAILDASGNFKKVSGEGVSEENWEKMVAYAEEKGWKGGNFKKLNLPFENVLLGQSRDVRERMAKRVEDFVYNMLVNVFNATDTADIAKDIIAQAGTHDLGAKAERIEEPAEWTEEKIIAKAKLLDINVGPEGDFED from the coding sequence ATGACTGATAACTCTTTTATGAAACTACTGGAAATAGGTCGTCCGCCGAATGTGAAAAAGCTTTTCCCTCATTCCAGGGCTCTGCTCGTTAGCGGTAAGGTTATCGATAGAGCAATGCTGAAGAAAGGGAAGGCGATAGCAATTGCCGCCAACGGCCGCTCCCACATGGTACTGCGGGGAGCGCTGCAGGCTGCGCAGCGTGCCAATTCCGCCATTATCGTGGAAATTGCCAAATCGGAATCAAAATACTGCTATGTCAATTTCTGGAATATTGCCAGACAAACCGATGCCATTTGCAATGAGCTCGGCATTACCGTTCCGGTGGCGATACATGCCGATCATTATGGTATAAAAAGCGCTGACGATATAGCCTCTGCCAAAGTCGAGATCCCTTCAATGTTTGATGCCGGCATAACATCGATTGCCATAGATGCCTCGCATATGCCCGATGACAAGAACCTTCTGGCCAATCTCGAACTCTATGAGTTTGTTCCCGGATGGGCCTCCCTGGAGACAGAGGTCGGAGAAATCAAGGGTGCGGAGGGCCTCTCCACCGTCGATGACGCCTCCTTTCTTATAAAAGGACTTAATGCCCATAATATCTTCGCTGATTGGATTGCCCTCAACAATGGTTCAGTCCACGGTATCGAAGCAAGCGGCCAGGGCATTCAGGTGGAACTCACTGCCGATATTCATCGCAGTCTTGAACCTTATGGTGTTTCCGGCGCCCAGCACGGTACATCGGGCAACAGTTCCGAACGTCTTCGCGAGATAGCCAACAAGACAAACACGACTAAGGCAAATGTGGCTACTGCCCTGCAGATGGTATCGTGGGGGGTGGAGGTCAACGATTACGGCAACGCTATCCTGGATGCCAGTGGAAACTTTAAAAAGGTCAGTGGAGAAGGGGTTTCTGAGGAAAACTGGGAAAAAATGGTTGCCTATGCTGAAGAAAAGGGCTGGAAAGGCGGAAACTTCAAAAAACTCAATCTGCCGTTTGAAAATGTCCTGCTGGGACAGTCGCGGGATGTTCGAGAGCGCATGGCAAAGAGAGTCGAGGATTTTGTCTACAACATGCTTGTCAATGTTTTCAATGCCACTGATACCGCGGATATTGCCAAAGATATCATTGCACAGGCGGGCACGCATGATCTTGGCGCCAAGGCTGAGCGAATCGAAGAACCCGCCGAGTGGACTGAAGAGAAGATTATAGCAAAAGCGAAATTGTTGGATATCAATGTCGGTCCCGAAGGTGACTTTGAAGATTGA
- a CDS encoding NAD-dependent epimerase: protein MNTILITGAAGFIGAHLAQRLIANGSEVVGLDNLNDYYDPQLKRDRMATLAEGDGFTHIDLDLSDRQGMEKLFQQYQFDAVVNLAAQAGVRYSLINPHSYVDTNLVGFVNILEGCRHSRVKHLVYASSSSVYGANTKMPFSVHDNVDHPVSLYAASKKANELMAHTYSHLFGLPTTGLRFFTVYGPWGRPDMALFLFTKAIIEGQPINVFNNGNMERDFTYIDDIVEGVVRVINKVPEGDFDWHGDAPDPASSYCPYRLYNIGNNKKEQLLRYIQVLEECLGKKADKNFLPLQPGDVPATYADVEGLVRDFDYKPDTSIDTGIERFVRWYRDYFKI from the coding sequence ATGAACACAATACTTATAACAGGTGCTGCCGGTTTCATTGGAGCACATCTGGCCCAAAGGCTTATTGCCAATGGATCTGAAGTGGTGGGTCTTGATAACCTCAACGATTATTACGATCCGCAACTTAAGAGAGACCGCATGGCGACACTTGCCGAAGGCGACGGTTTTACCCATATCGATCTTGATCTTAGCGACCGGCAGGGTATGGAAAAACTCTTTCAGCAGTATCAATTTGATGCTGTCGTCAATCTTGCTGCACAGGCAGGAGTCCGATATTCGCTTATCAATCCCCACTCTTACGTGGATACCAATCTGGTAGGATTTGTTAATATTCTCGAAGGCTGCAGACATTCACGGGTGAAACACCTGGTCTATGCCTCCTCCAGTTCGGTATACGGGGCCAATACCAAGATGCCGTTTTCGGTGCATGATAATGTCGATCATCCGGTATCTTTATACGCTGCGTCGAAAAAGGCCAATGAATTGATGGCCCATACCTACAGCCACCTTTTCGGTTTACCGACAACCGGGCTCAGGTTCTTCACCGTTTACGGCCCATGGGGAAGACCGGATATGGCGCTCTTTCTCTTTACCAAGGCAATTATCGAGGGACAGCCGATAAATGTCTTCAATAACGGCAATATGGAGCGGGATTTTACCTATATCGACGATATTGTCGAAGGTGTTGTGCGGGTGATTAACAAAGTACCTGAGGGAGACTTTGACTGGCACGGTGATGCCCCTGATCCGGCTTCTTCCTATTGCCCTTATAGATTGTACAATATCGGCAACAATAAAAAAGAGCAATTGCTTCGCTATATTCAGGTCCTTGAAGAATGTCTCGGCAAAAAGGCGGATAAGAATTTTCTGCCGCTACAACCTGGTGACGTTCCGGCTACCTATGCTGATGTCGAAGGCCTTGTCAGGGATTTTGATTATAAGCCGGATACCTCAATTGATACCGGTATCGAGAGATTTGTACGATGGTATAGGGATTATTTTAAAATATAA
- a CDS encoding PilZ domain-containing protein, whose protein sequence is MNEPKAGSKRQALRFAGNAHPVRFKTEFENGHGVVADISGSGCAIAAASLPLARREKILITMDLEDADDIIEIGARVVRDDGGNIGVQFTHLSDDNRQRIVKYFAAKQRSA, encoded by the coding sequence ATGAATGAGCCCAAGGCAGGCAGCAAAAGACAGGCCCTGAGATTTGCCGGAAACGCTCATCCTGTTCGCTTTAAAACCGAATTTGAGAATGGCCATGGTGTCGTTGCAGATATTTCGGGCAGTGGATGTGCAATTGCTGCAGCCAGTCTGCCTCTTGCCCGGCGAGAGAAGATCCTCATCACCATGGATTTGGAAGATGCTGATGATATAATAGAAATCGGTGCCAGGGTTGTCAGGGATGACGGTGGAAATATTGGTGTCCAGTTCACTCATCTCAGCGATGACAACAGACAACGGATTGTGAAATATTTTGCAGCAAAACAGCGCTCCGCCTGA